The following is a genomic window from Antechinus flavipes isolate AdamAnt ecotype Samford, QLD, Australia chromosome 3, AdamAnt_v2, whole genome shotgun sequence.
cctctagatggcaggtagttcaatgcatgttaaatatgttaaaatacatgttaaatacaatatatgcgtacatatttatacagttgtcttgcgatacagaaaaattggatttagaaagaaggtaaaaataacctggggaaaaaaacaaaaatgcaagcaaacaataagagaaagaggGACAACCCCTTATCTTGCAGAAATGCTTTGAGGAGAGCACTTTGTGGATGCCTATAAAAGTGGAGGACAGTCAATCTCCTCCCTCTCAAGGGTGGATGCTGATCTTTTAGTTCATCAAAAGAACTAGACGAGACCTTGGAGGCCATTGAGtgcaaccccttcattttacagaagagaaacagAGCACACTCAAGGTCGCACAGAAAGCAAGAGACAGGCTCTCTAGCTTGAGGTCCAGTGTACTAAATTACTCTGAATCCCCAAGTGAGGGAAATGAATTAGCATTTGTATGGGAGTGCtttgtgtgccaagcactatgctagatcctttattatcccatttgatcttcacaaaaacctggGAAAAGCACTGTTATTAGCTCCCACTTAacagttgggaaaactgaggcaaacagattttaaggatttgtccaaggtcacacatctagtgtctgatgttagatttgagctcaggtcttctgaGTTCACTGTCCACTACTCTGTATCCACTAATTGCCTCAGAATCTTCATGCTCTTGTTCTTCCCTCTATTCAATCCCTCCTTAGCCAGACCATGGTAGCTCTGGGAGGGAGGTAGTGCAAACATTATTAGCCCCCACAGGAGAGGTCTTACTTGTTCATATGAGGTCTGATGTTGAAGCTGCTGACCATTTTCATACGTGGCAAAGTCACctgaaaaagtgaaaacagtgaTGGGGACTCTAGGTCTTAGTGTCCTGATTGAGACTTACCAACGTAGGGAAATGAGGAGAGGGGAGAGCAGTGATCCAAGACGTTCGAGGTACCTTTCTAGAGATGGACATGGTGAGAAGAAGCAAGGGgacccctccccctttcccagcCCAGGCTTAGGAGAGGGTTGATGATTGGTCCAAACAATGGAAGTATTGGTGAGGATGTGGAACCCTAGGATGGGGTCTCACAGCTTGAGAGAAAAGGGAGATTTCAGAGTCTGCTTTCAGGATAGAAATCAGAGGGATGGTGACCCAGCTGCTGGTTATACTCACAATATCTCACAGATGGCAGCTTCTTCTCTTTTTGGCCTGGCCCGCCTACTACTTCCTGTGAGTACCTGGCCAGATGGGCAAGAGGGTTAGATGAAGCCTGGGGCTAGGATTGGGAGGTTCCCTGGGTTTTAAGGGGCACAGGGCTGGGCATTCTGTCTGGCCAGGAGtcagagtgctttacaaatacccTCTCATTCTTCCCACACCTTTCAGAGGAGGGTGTCACTTCCTTTCTTAAAGATATCAAATGGTGGGCTCTTATAGGGTCAGGAAACAGGCCCATGAGTTCATTAGTCTGGTGAACAGAAGATGCTCCTTCTGCCAGTGAAAATTGCCATCCTCCCTGCAACTTAGAAAGTTTTCTGGATCATAGAGAGGTGAAGGGTGACTAAAGGTggctagagtcacacagccagtaagggTGGGAAACAGGATTTGAAGCCATTCAAGGTTCTTTCCCACAGGCAAATATGAGTCTTTGAGGAGCTTATTGGCAAAGGAAAAGACTACGAATTTGCCCCCAATCCCTAGATGGCTTCTGTCCAGGATGCAGGGTAGAGAGGATTCCCCCTCTGTACTCTGGACTAAaagagatcccttccagcttctGATGTCTTCATGAAAATGAGTTTCACCTGTCTAGACCTTAGCTACTGATTTGTCCATCCAGACTTATGAGAACTATGGGCTCCTATGGCTGGAAAATGTCTCATCCCAGCCTCTTGAAGCTGTCTCCACCTTGTCCCCCCTTCCTCCCAGTCCCTTGAATTGGGGGATCACAGAACCTCAAAGCTAGGCAGGCATCTTATTCACGGTCTAACCAAACAGAAATTCTCTCTACATCTTGGTCCTCCTGCTCCTGGGCACCTCTGCAGGAAATCCATCCCATTGCTGGGCAGAGTCTATAATTAGAATTCTCTATCTATTGGGGATCTACCTTCTCGAGCTCCCCCCTTCCCTCATTGGTCCCGATCCTGACTTTAGGGCCGATCAGAATACTTCCACTCCTTCTTTTGTGGAGAAAAATCCTTCCTTTCAGGCTAAATCCCCTTCAGGTGAGATAAAAAAATCCTTGTCCTGACATTGGGGTTCATCCTTAATACACACTTGTCAGTCTCCTTCCTCACTGGGGACATAGTAACTGTTTCTGGGGCCATATATCATGTGTGACTCCTCTCAGATTAAGCATCCCTTGGGCTGTGGGTTCTTTCCCTTCCACCCTCTTGCCTGGTAACACTCTCATTTGGGCCCCGGAGCCTCTTGTCTGCCGTGTAACCgatcccttccagttttataTTCTCTGAACATTTCCTCACCACACCCATCCATAAAGGAATAAAACCCTTTCCAGTGGGAAGCATGGCTATCATGAGTGGCGGTGACAGCGTTTTGGTCAGGGGAGGGTCTTCATGGCTGGGATGTCATTACCGATGTGCCTTTTTGCGTAGGAAATAGGCCAGGACACAGAGCAGAGCCACCACAATGAAGATTCCCACTAGGATGATAACGATgagtaaggagaaagacaaacCGGAGAGAAGGGtgactagagagagagagaggaagggagtcAGACTGTAGTCTGTGActagaggaactgagttcaaatcctacctcaaaaaAAAAGGCTTTGCGACCTTCTCCAAGTCCCTTagtctcagactcagtttcctcatctgtcaaatggggataatagtatctTTGGCACAGGGCTGTTAGGAATATAAACCAATTCTTTGCAAGCCTTGCATAACTATTGTGGTTGTTACATTGTTATTAGTATTATAATCAGCGTAACTATGTTGCCTCTATTTTTCCAAGCAACAGATACAGAGTATCTTCATTAAAAAATGCTACTCCAGGGGGATACTTAATAGCCAGCTAATCAAGTCTCAGATCTTATTTTCAAGGTGGTTGTTGATTCTTCCAAAGGTGACTCTATGTTCCAAGAAAGCTTATCTGCTGTCTCTTCCCAAACTCAACATGTCATCTTTGATCTCTCTGAGTTTTCTCAGGTGATCTCCCAGGCCTGgagctccctccctcctcatcgCTGCCTCTCAGAATTCCCAGCATCCTTCAAAGTTCAGGTCAGATACCACCTCTTCCGGGAGCTTCTCCTCATCCAATCCATTGCCACCTCGTCTAGCTGTCAGCACTCTCTCCCTTCTGAAatgtctttgcatttatttggctCTGTGTAGGAAGTTGTCCCCTTTCAGCACACTGCTCTATCACTTTGGGACCCGGCCCAATGTACCCCCTCCTTCAATAACTTGGGACCCAGCCAGATATTCCCCCTCCTTCGTGACATTGTGGAAATGCTTACCAGACTGCCCATTTGGATAGCTAAATCATGGGAAGTGAGTAGGAGGAACTGATCACTTCTCTAGCTTCTGAGATTTTGAACCtctgaatttgttgttgtttttttgggggagggattggagatagtggagaaaaaaatagaggcacCCAGTATTTTTATCTCGAGAGGCAGCATTGTAAAGTTGGAAAGGCCATGGATTGGGTTCAAATTTTTGCTGCCTTATGACCTTTGctaaatctcttctctttctgtacctcagtttcctcatttgaaaataaaGGGGTTAGGCCAGATGACCCTCAATGTTGCTCTGGACCTCTCCCCTATGACCTTCTCCTGAAAGCAGAGAGAGCTTGTGGAGCAATTTCTAACCTAAGAATCCTCCCCGAGCCTACCATTCTGGTATGTTGCCTGTGAGGGATGCTAGCTGAGGCAGTGAGGGGATTCTCAGTGGCTTCTCACCTGGGAGGACTCACCAGATGGCTCCATGAGAGTCTTGATATAAACAAAGCTAGAGTGCCCCTGCTTCGTCAAACTGTTCCATGCTGTGCAGGTGTAGTGCCCCGGCACCAGGGAGCTCCCCTGGAGAGTGAGTTTATCCTTGTTTCTCAGCAGCACGGAATTGTTGAACAGCCAGTCATACTGGGCAGGTGGGAAAGAGTTGGCATGGCAGCTTAAGGTCAGGGTGGAATTGGCACTGACCTGGATGGAGTGGACCTCGACAGATCCCGGGTCCTGGGTGATCTTCACCTGCTCTGGTCCATCTGTGAAGACAAGAAGGAAAGACTGGATCCTGCTCACTGAGCATCCCTCGAGGGCCCATTGTGGGGGAGGCACTAGAAGAGGGCTGGGGCAGAGGTGAAAAAACCCAAACTTTCTCTTCTATGGGACAAGTCTCCAAATAAGTCAAGACAGAGTGATGTTGTGAGGAGGCTGAAGAAAGACCTCCAGTCAATCCTTGAAGGGATGAGAGGCGGTGGGGAAGGGAAAACAAGGCAGCAGGGCATTCCCAGCCTGGAGGACAGTCTGAGCAAAGACATGGAGGTGATGGAAGGCAGAATTGAGACTAGTTTGGCTGAAGGATTGAATGAAGAAGAAGTATATGAAGGTCAGGGAGAGTCTGATGGTATAAGGATGGGTAAAGCTTTCGCAGATTaagggatttttaatttatccTCCAGGGAATAGGGATGAAGTGAAGCTTCTTGAATAGGGGAATCCTGTGGGCAGATTTGCACTTTAGGAATATGAATTTGACAGCTTGTTGGATTATTGATTAGAGATAGTAATCatgactagcatttatatagtgcttgtgccagaaactgtgctaagtgcttaataatgaccctctcctttgatccttacaacaaccttgcaATGTAGGTGTGATTCCCATTTTAGACAtggtgaaactgaggcaggcagaggctaagtggcttgcccagagtcacacagctagtttctgaggtcagatttgaactcaggtcttcttaacttcagACACTGCATGAACTATGGGGACAAACCTGGAAGCTTGGACACTAATTAGAAAGCTATTCTGATAATTCAGGTGAGAATTGATTAGCTGGGACTGGAGACCCCATTAGAGAGGGGAAAATAGGGAAGGAACTTACAGTTGACAGTCAGAGTAATGTGGTCGCTGCTCTGGGCGCTGACCTGGTTCCAGACTTCACATTGGTATAAGCCAGCATCCTTCCTCCCGGTCTGCTGCAGAGTCAGTGTCTTGTTATTTGTGGACAGAGACAGCGTCTTGCTCAGTGGAAGTGGCAGGTTGTTTAAGTACCACAGGATGGTGATGTCCACATCCCTGGTAAAGCACTGAAAGACCACCGAGTCTCTGGCTTCGGTGACACTGGTGGTGTTGGCTGTGATCACGGGTTTGGACACCATCTCTGGACAGATACAGGGAGAGAAGCACAGTCAGGGCTGCCATGTACGCATCGTGGGAGGGACCTCGCCTGCTGGAAATCACCCAGGCCCTGATGCCGTGGGGCTTCACAAGACACATCGCTCACCCCTGGCCCTAAACGTgtccatctggaaaatggaaggtTTGGAATATATGGCTTCTTAGGAAGCTTCTAGCAGGAAAATCTCTGACAGGAAGAACCTGGAGTAGGGTTGGCCAATCCTGAGAGCCTTGTCATTGCAGATTTTCTCTGTAACTGTGAGAAGGTCATTGTGCCTTTGGTCCAGGACAGGGGAGTATTATAACAGCAGATAGCACTGATGGAGCATCTTGTACCCAATGCCTAATTCTTACAACTAGCCTGGTAGGTATTAAAGAGAAGGAATGGGcacctatccatccatcatcaagcatttat
Proteins encoded in this region:
- the LOC127556361 gene encoding carcinoembryonic antigen-related cell adhesion molecule 6-like; the protein is MDLSSHPSGSWKALLLTASFLNIWSQPGDTRLTIYSSTPIATVGQDVLLSVQGLQNKSQLFSWFEGLKQQNLILSYNVSSKSKKTGPGYTKREEIYSNASLLIKKVKMSDTRNYTFQELGPDFFMATASKQIQVYKMVSKPVITANTTSVTEARDSVVFQCFTRDVDITILWYLNNLPLPLSKTLSLSTNNKTLTLQQTGRKDAGLYQCEVWNQVSAQSSDHITLTVNYGPEQVKITQDPGSVEVHSIQVSANSTLTLSCHANSFPPAQYDWLFNNSVLLRNKDKLTLQGSSLVPGHYTCTAWNSLTKQGHSSFVYIKTLMEPSVTLLSGLSFSLLIVIILVGIFIVVALLCVLAYFLRKKAHRYSQEVVGGPGQKEKKLPSVRYCDFATYENGQQLQHQTSYEQMVIPTQDVDPYCTSPNLIEDPYQKLTFATMNIYEQIGPKEATQD